The following coding sequences are from one Formosa haliotis window:
- a CDS encoding LuxR C-terminal-related transcriptional regulator translates to MAYNDISNVLNVWESQNKILKPKRQELLLNIVEQIASLFSLGPYYYYVFNFETLKIELASAGVKSILGINPEDFVVEQIFDRLHPEDQQTMPLKEELVFDFFLNKITIEDIFHYKTVYMMRIQHTDGTYKTILHQVKVLSASEDGKIQQVLGIHTDVTNLGVPFHQKVSFISSEKPCYYALEPKASTTLSLQKTKSLFTGREREIIKMISEGNKFIDIAGKLYISPHTVRTHKKNILAKSGCRNTPELITKCIMEGVI, encoded by the coding sequence ATGGCATACAACGACATTAGTAATGTTTTAAATGTTTGGGAGTCTCAAAACAAAATTCTTAAACCTAAGCGACAAGAGTTGCTATTAAATATTGTTGAACAAATAGCATCCTTATTTTCATTAGGGCCGTACTACTATTATGTGTTTAATTTCGAAACGCTAAAAATAGAATTAGCTAGTGCTGGAGTAAAGTCCATATTAGGTATAAATCCAGAAGATTTTGTGGTTGAACAGATCTTTGATAGGTTGCACCCAGAAGATCAGCAAACCATGCCTTTAAAAGAAGAATTGGTTTTTGATTTCTTTTTAAATAAAATTACTATCGAAGATATTTTCCATTATAAAACGGTGTATATGATGCGTATTCAGCATACCGATGGAACCTATAAAACCATACTTCATCAAGTAAAGGTGTTGAGTGCTTCTGAAGACGGGAAAATACAGCAAGTATTGGGGATACATACAGATGTAACTAATTTAGGAGTTCCGTTTCATCAAAAAGTATCTTTTATAAGTTCCGAAAAGCCTTGTTATTATGCTTTAGAACCTAAAGCTTCAACAACATTAAGTCTACAGAAGACGAAAAGCTTGTTTACAGGAAGAGAGCGGGAGATTATTAAAATGATTTCCGAAGGGAATAAATTTATCGATATTGCAGGTAAATTATACATATCTCCCCATACGGTACGCACACATAAAAAGAATATTTTAGCTAAATCGGGCTGTAGAAATACACCTGAGTTAATTACAAAATGTATTATGGAAGGTGTTATTTAA
- a CDS encoding efflux RND transporter periplasmic adaptor subunit — MQLNLCKPTLKIFIVTLLLSIYSCKSKEEDHPTEKPIAVNVLKIVKNDVSNAISLSGNVEANTTLRLGFMVAGKVNYIAINEGESIKKGTLLASLDDSDYQIGLKAANGKLLEVQDKYNRLKIMHDRNSLSDADFVQVEAGLQQAEANKAINAKNISHTKLYAPMSGVLLKKGVSEGEVIDKGLPIFGLGDIDRVKINAAVPGDEINLIKINQPAQVTIYALDSIYNGKVIEVGLAAEAKTRTYNAKIEIDNPNHKILPGMIAQIEIQSNSKQQKLLVPGHAILKGTDNKSYVFVVDHTTNKVFKRDISIGKLHKNNIEITSGISEGEIIVTSGIQKLQDGTPVSYN, encoded by the coding sequence ATGCAATTAAACCTCTGTAAACCAACACTTAAAATTTTCATCGTCACATTACTGCTTTCAATTTATAGTTGTAAGTCTAAAGAAGAAGACCATCCCACCGAAAAACCTATCGCTGTAAACGTATTAAAAATAGTGAAAAACGATGTTTCAAACGCTATATCCTTAAGCGGAAATGTTGAAGCCAATACGACGCTTAGATTAGGTTTTATGGTTGCAGGGAAAGTGAATTATATTGCCATAAATGAAGGAGAATCTATAAAGAAAGGAACCTTATTGGCTAGCCTAGACGATTCTGACTACCAAATTGGATTAAAAGCTGCCAATGGCAAACTCCTGGAAGTCCAAGACAAATACAACCGTTTAAAAATTATGCACGACCGCAATAGTTTAAGCGATGCCGATTTTGTTCAAGTAGAAGCTGGTTTGCAACAAGCAGAAGCTAACAAAGCCATCAATGCTAAAAACATAAGTCATACCAAACTGTACGCACCCATGTCTGGAGTCCTTCTTAAAAAAGGCGTTTCGGAAGGTGAAGTTATAGATAAAGGCTTACCTATTTTTGGATTAGGAGATATAGACCGTGTTAAAATTAACGCTGCTGTTCCCGGGGATGAAATCAATTTAATTAAAATAAATCAACCAGCCCAAGTCACCATTTACGCTTTAGATTCTATATATAACGGAAAAGTTATCGAAGTTGGTTTAGCTGCCGAAGCTAAAACCAGAACCTACAATGCAAAAATTGAGATTGACAATCCAAATCATAAAATACTTCCTGGAATGATTGCTCAAATTGAAATACAATCAAATTCAAAACAACAAAAATTATTAGTGCCTGGGCATGCCATTTTAAAAGGAACAGATAATAAATCGTATGTTTTTGTAGTAGATCATACTACAAATAAAGTTTTTAAACGTGACATCTCCATAGGAAAACTTCATAAAAACAATATTGAAATTACGAGTGGGATTTCTGAAGGCGAGATTATTGTAACCTCTGGAATTCAGAAATTACAAGACGGAACACCTGTAAGCTACAACTAA
- a CDS encoding efflux RND transporter permease subunit, whose translation MNLIQSSLKYKQVTIAILAIIFVVGIFSLLTMPRREDPKITVREGLIVAYFPGANSAQVEDQLTKTIEKTLFQFSEVRKRKTFSTSRDGLMIIQVELEEWIKDPDVFWNKLTVALQVTKQLELPKGIIGPIINSDFGDTEAIVLGITAKNGGYLELQNYAQKIEDKLRSIRAVSKIKRIGEQKQEIVITASSEKLAQYGVKFNDVITILQSQNNIYPTGSLATDQNQVPFYTTSFYATEDEIAEQVVGTALNGDIIRIGDVADIKRQYEEPDSYTSVNGAPAIILSIQMQEGNNIVDFGESVQLLIDEARAQMPSDVSIEKIIDQPTIVDHNVGNFIREFFIAIAAVIIVILLLLPFRIALVAAMAIPMTVAMTFAVLHAFGIELHQVSLAALIVVLGMVVDDAIVIADNYVELLDEGIPPSTAAWKSATELIIPVLTATATIIAAFLPMVILSGSVGEFIIALPITVTIALGSSFFVAMLFTPILCNAFIKKGLHQKDTTKTNKKPSVLDRMQTMYDTLIDKCVAVPKLVIFGSLLMIAVGVAMYFIIPQKFFPAAERNQFVVDFWMPTETKLDKTHEGIKKIERLIATDNRVTSYATFTGKSAPRFYYNFSPEVPTSNFAQILINTTDEHTAESLARDLNEKTKSLIPEGQPLVRLMQQGTPYLAPIEVRISGEDINVIQSIGEDVAEILKNTTGSLNVRNNYHENYYGIDIQLKPEASRLGFTTESIAKTLYVGFSGAPISTIYEGSTPVNLVFRLNEINRENFDNLANTYLPSPVTGASVPLRQIATLTPEWHTGRIVRRNGVRTLSVLSDVQEHYLPDDVLPQAMKAIKNITLPRGYNITYGGEFENKNETFSQMMVALGISIVLIFLILLFQFKNLKETFLVMVTIPLSLFGAFLGLVITGNDFGFTAFVGLISLSGVVVRNAIILIDYTNELIRKGDSISEAAVEAGKRRLRPIFLTAMAAAIGVLPMILSGSPMWSPLASVLAVGVIWSMIMALLSIPVLYIWFIKPNDISHLTETES comes from the coding sequence ATGAATTTAATTCAATCTTCTTTAAAATATAAACAGGTTACTATTGCCATTTTGGCAATTATTTTTGTGGTTGGAATCTTTTCGTTACTCACCATGCCACGAAGAGAAGACCCAAAAATAACGGTAAGAGAAGGACTAATCGTTGCCTATTTCCCTGGTGCAAACTCAGCTCAAGTCGAAGATCAGTTAACAAAAACGATAGAGAAAACCTTATTTCAATTTTCTGAAGTAAGAAAACGAAAAACATTTTCAACCTCTAGAGATGGATTAATGATAATTCAAGTAGAGCTAGAAGAATGGATTAAAGATCCAGATGTTTTTTGGAATAAACTAACCGTCGCGCTACAAGTTACCAAGCAATTAGAACTTCCTAAAGGCATTATTGGACCAATTATAAATTCCGATTTTGGAGATACCGAGGCCATAGTACTAGGAATTACGGCCAAAAATGGAGGCTATTTAGAGCTACAAAACTATGCTCAAAAAATTGAGGATAAACTGCGAAGCATACGGGCCGTATCTAAAATTAAACGCATTGGCGAACAAAAGCAAGAAATAGTTATTACGGCGAGCTCAGAAAAACTGGCGCAATATGGCGTAAAATTTAACGATGTTATAACCATATTACAATCGCAAAACAATATTTATCCCACAGGAAGTTTAGCTACAGACCAAAATCAGGTGCCATTTTACACCACAAGTTTTTATGCCACCGAAGATGAAATTGCCGAACAAGTTGTAGGTACCGCCCTAAATGGAGATATTATTAGAATTGGCGATGTGGCCGATATTAAACGGCAGTACGAAGAACCCGATTCGTATACCAGTGTAAATGGGGCACCCGCAATTATTCTATCAATACAAATGCAGGAAGGCAACAATATCGTCGACTTTGGCGAATCCGTTCAATTGCTCATCGATGAAGCTCGTGCTCAAATGCCCTCCGATGTTAGCATTGAAAAAATAATAGATCAGCCAACCATTGTAGATCATAATGTAGGTAACTTTATCCGCGAATTTTTTATAGCCATTGCGGCTGTAATCATCGTTATTTTATTACTTCTTCCTTTTAGAATCGCCCTCGTAGCAGCCATGGCTATCCCTATGACAGTAGCAATGACCTTTGCCGTACTTCATGCCTTCGGGATAGAATTACACCAAGTGTCTTTAGCGGCATTAATCGTGGTTTTGGGCATGGTTGTAGATGATGCCATTGTGATTGCCGATAATTATGTAGAACTTCTAGATGAAGGCATACCTCCAAGTACCGCTGCTTGGAAAAGTGCCACCGAACTCATTATACCTGTACTTACGGCCACGGCTACAATAATCGCTGCCTTTTTACCCATGGTAATTTTAAGTGGCTCGGTAGGTGAATTTATTATAGCACTTCCTATTACAGTAACCATAGCTTTAGGCTCTTCCTTTTTTGTAGCGATGCTCTTTACTCCTATTTTATGTAATGCTTTCATAAAAAAAGGTTTACATCAAAAAGATACAACCAAAACAAATAAAAAACCTTCTGTTTTAGATCGCATGCAAACTATGTACGACACTTTAATTGACAAATGTGTTGCGGTGCCTAAACTCGTTATTTTTGGAAGTTTACTAATGATTGCTGTTGGGGTTGCCATGTACTTTATCATTCCTCAGAAATTCTTTCCTGCTGCAGAACGCAATCAGTTTGTTGTAGATTTTTGGATGCCAACAGAAACCAAATTAGATAAAACCCATGAAGGCATAAAAAAAATTGAACGACTAATTGCTACAGACAATCGGGTTACTTCTTATGCCACGTTTACTGGAAAAAGTGCACCGCGATTCTATTATAATTTTTCACCAGAAGTCCCGACTTCAAATTTTGCTCAAATTTTAATTAATACCACAGATGAACATACAGCAGAATCTTTAGCACGCGACCTCAACGAAAAAACAAAAAGCCTCATTCCAGAAGGCCAACCCTTAGTACGATTAATGCAACAAGGAACGCCTTATTTAGCACCAATAGAAGTAAGAATTTCTGGAGAAGATATTAATGTAATTCAAAGCATTGGTGAAGACGTTGCAGAAATCCTGAAAAACACAACGGGAAGTTTAAACGTAAGAAATAACTATCATGAAAATTATTACGGCATCGATATTCAGCTTAAACCAGAAGCAAGTCGTTTAGGATTCACCACAGAAAGTATTGCCAAAACCTTGTATGTAGGGTTCTCGGGAGCACCCATTAGTACCATATATGAAGGCAGTACACCTGTAAATTTAGTGTTTCGATTAAACGAAATAAACCGCGAAAATTTCGACAACTTAGCTAATACTTATTTACCATCGCCAGTAACTGGAGCTTCTGTTCCGCTTAGACAAATTGCTACTCTAACCCCTGAATGGCATACAGGTAGAATTGTTAGAAGAAATGGTGTACGAACCCTATCGGTATTAAGCGATGTTCAAGAGCATTATTTACCAGACGATGTTTTACCTCAGGCCATGAAAGCCATAAAAAATATAACCTTACCTCGTGGGTACAATATTACTTATGGTGGTGAATTTGAAAACAAAAATGAAACCTTCAGCCAAATGATGGTTGCGTTAGGTATAAGTATCGTGCTTATTTTCCTCATATTATTATTTCAATTTAAAAATTTAAAAGAAACCTTTTTGGTTATGGTTACTATTCCTCTAAGTCTGTTTGGCGCGTTTTTAGGATTAGTAATTACTGGAAACGATTTTGGTTTTACAGCCTTTGTTGGACTAATAAGCCTATCTGGAGTAGTTGTAAGAAATGCCATTATTTTAATCGACTATACAAATGAATTAATCCGGAAAGGAGACAGCATTTCTGAAGCCGCCGTAGAAGCCGGAAAGCGACGCTTACGACCTATATTCTTAACCGCCATGGCTGCTGCCATTGGTGTGCTTCCTATGATTTTATCGGGCTCTCCTATGTGGAGTCCGCTAGCCAGTGTCTTAGCTGTTGGTGTTATTTGGTCTATGATTATGGCACTACTTAGCATTCCTGTATTATACATTTGGTTTATTAAACCCAACGATATTTCTCACCTAACTGAAACCGAATCTTGA
- a CDS encoding IS1182 family transposase, protein MKSNIVWKTNSQTQLSLLPPSYDDFVPEHHPVRIVNSILNQIDIRSIENTYKGGGTSSYHPRDLLKILIYAYLRNLYSSRKIEQALGENVHFMWLSGCIQPDHNTISNFRSGKLKGNFKKIFNQVVILLAKEGYLSLKDIYVDGTKIEANANRYTFVWGKSIKTSRSRIEKQLKELWRYVETVYAEEEQKPNEPDNFKAINPEQVSQTIDKINQALQGKEIDKKVKQKLNYAKKNWPGNIAKYNTYQQHMGSRNSMSKTDPDATFMKMKEDHMLNGQLKPGYNLQASTNNQFITNYTLAQTTADTTTLIEHTEDFIKGYGKAPQALTADAGYGSDENYTYLEDQNIEAFVKYNYFHKEQLDEKRGKTKNPFAADKLFYNHNTDTYYCPMGQPMENIGSYIRQTATGYEQKIDRYQAKNCFGCQLRSLCHQSKYNRIIERNHKLVRLKAKAKQKLLSPEGVAHRKQRCWDVEAVFGNIKHNMNFKRFMLRGLDKVITEIGLIAMAHNLKKVSLAI, encoded by the coding sequence ATGAAAAGCAACATTGTATGGAAGACCAATAGTCAGACACAATTGAGTCTTCTTCCTCCGAGTTATGATGATTTTGTTCCAGAACATCACCCTGTGCGTATTGTAAATAGTATTTTAAATCAGATAGACATTCGTTCTATAGAAAACACCTATAAAGGAGGTGGTACTTCTAGCTATCACCCAAGAGATTTACTCAAAATTTTAATCTACGCCTATCTTCGTAATTTATATTCTTCTCGCAAAATAGAACAAGCCTTGGGAGAAAACGTTCATTTTATGTGGCTTAGTGGTTGTATCCAACCCGATCATAATACCATCAGTAATTTTCGTTCAGGAAAACTCAAAGGGAATTTTAAAAAGATATTTAATCAAGTTGTTATTCTCCTTGCTAAGGAAGGTTACTTGAGTTTAAAAGATATTTATGTTGATGGCACCAAAATAGAAGCCAATGCTAATCGCTATACTTTTGTATGGGGCAAAAGCATTAAAACCTCACGCTCACGTATTGAAAAACAACTCAAAGAACTATGGCGTTATGTAGAGACGGTATATGCAGAAGAAGAACAAAAGCCTAACGAGCCAGATAATTTTAAAGCGATAAATCCTGAGCAAGTCTCCCAAACCATAGATAAAATTAATCAAGCACTCCAAGGAAAAGAGATTGATAAAAAAGTGAAGCAAAAGCTTAACTATGCCAAAAAGAACTGGCCTGGGAATATAGCAAAATATAATACCTACCAGCAGCACATGGGGAGTCGCAACTCAATGAGCAAGACAGATCCTGATGCTACTTTTATGAAAATGAAAGAAGACCATATGCTAAATGGACAGCTCAAACCAGGATATAATTTGCAAGCATCTACCAACAATCAGTTTATTACCAATTACACCCTTGCACAAACTACGGCAGATACCACCACACTTATAGAGCATACAGAAGATTTTATTAAGGGATATGGCAAAGCTCCACAAGCCTTAACAGCAGATGCAGGTTATGGTAGTGATGAAAATTACACCTATCTGGAAGATCAGAATATCGAAGCTTTTGTTAAGTACAATTACTTCCATAAAGAACAGTTAGATGAGAAACGAGGTAAGACTAAAAATCCATTTGCAGCAGATAAACTTTTTTATAACCATAATACAGATACGTATTACTGTCCTATGGGACAACCTATGGAAAATATTGGTAGCTACATAAGACAAACAGCTACAGGATATGAACAAAAAATCGATAGATATCAGGCTAAGAATTGCTTCGGATGCCAGCTCCGGAGTCTCTGTCATCAATCAAAATACAACCGCATTATAGAGAGGAATCACAAATTGGTTAGACTCAAAGCAAAAGCCAAACAAAAATTATTAAGCCCAGAAGGAGTTGCTCATAGAAAACAGCGTTGCTGGGATGTTGAAGCTGTTTTTGGTAATATTAAACACAATATGAACTTCAAAAGGTTTATGTTAAGAGGACTTGATAAAGTAATTACCGAAATAGGACTTATTGCAATGGCACATAACCTTAAAAAAGTGAGTTTAGCCATATAA
- a CDS encoding choice-of-anchor I family protein, producing the protein MKKLLLLFTLSIGVYLNAQINTGDMAFIGMNADGDDDFALVTFVDIPANTTIYFADKEWTGTEFNSGEAAYAWISGNEKINAGSIITFNTISEIPSVNYGIIDGEPGGLSSGSEAIFAYLGTDVNTPTTFIAAVANAIGAFGDLTNTGLTEGLTAITYSPDGVDIAVYNGPRTGLDQDGYLLALNDMSNYDVQDTDEDDHNDGIAPEYVFNTTAFVMSTQDLTAPSVVTIQTTASTTTEVVFSENITQTSAETISNYIFAPALAISNISYDATSNTATLTHEALTEGVGYMLTVSHIQDLEENTQTSSFTSDYLFYNTTTEGLIITEIMYNAPSDDSDALEFLEIYNTTADPIHLGGVQVKDESNFIFTFPEMTLAPQAIVLLATDKATADAFYGVSFLDMPQGISNALGNGGEVLQILNTQGETIFSMEYSDDEPWPTAADGDGPSLELVNPEANVNDGTNWVAASTFIGESLGEQVHASPGTFNAITNVTPQLTFAKSTYNVSEDATEVSILLELSAASTIDITADVNLVSELITATPGTDFTFSTQTITIPANTTSYTLNIPLTDDSNAEIDELFILKLSNLSNATLGGFDTTGVYIIDNDQELPSTTDPLNINFKTSYIVDAAGSAEISAFDSETQRLFVLNSIGKTIEVLNFSNPENISTIKTIDLSSYGTEGPTSVAVYNGLVAASVSNGPEADGVVVFMDTNGDNISQVTVGNLPDNVSFTPDGTKILTANEGQPNSDYSIDPEGSISIITATPGLGNITQNDVLTINFNAFDSQLNELRANGVRITGPGATVSQDLEPEYITYSDNSKKAWVSLQENNALAVINLETNTITDVLPLGLKDFSLAENPFDASDETDFIFMANWPVKGMYMPDAIAYYELNGVGYVVTANEGDAREYDAFEEEVKVGDNDYILDPIAFPNADLLKLEENIGRLAITNATGDIDNDGDFDEIHMFGSRSFSIRNATTGALVYDSADDFERITAADPMYGELFNASNSNNNFKNRSDNKGPEPEGITVANIAGKFYAFITLERVGGFMTYDITDPSNPTFIKYINNRTIGDSEGSDLGPEGIIYIAPEDNSLGTGLVVLSNEVSSTVSVYSLDNITLSINDNTKNSEALNVYPNPVEINNTIYFNKQVNVSLYDLQGRLIVSKQNIHTLNIPNVASGTYVLRTDHGDVKKIIIK; encoded by the coding sequence ATGAAAAAACTATTACTCTTATTTACTCTATCTATTGGAGTTTATTTAAATGCACAAATTAACACAGGCGACATGGCTTTTATTGGCATGAATGCCGATGGAGATGATGATTTTGCCTTAGTCACTTTTGTAGACATTCCTGCAAATACTACCATTTATTTTGCAGATAAAGAATGGACCGGCACCGAATTTAATTCTGGTGAAGCCGCTTACGCTTGGATCAGTGGAAACGAAAAAATTAATGCCGGATCTATAATTACATTTAATACTATTAGCGAAATACCTAGCGTAAATTACGGTATTATTGATGGCGAACCAGGCGGATTATCGTCTGGCAGTGAAGCCATATTTGCCTATTTAGGTACAGATGTAAATACACCAACTACCTTTATTGCTGCCGTTGCTAATGCCATAGGTGCCTTTGGAGATTTAACTAATACTGGTTTAACAGAAGGGCTAACTGCAATTACATACAGTCCAGACGGTGTTGATATTGCTGTTTATAACGGACCACGAACTGGGTTAGATCAAGATGGCTATTTACTTGCCTTAAACGACATGTCAAATTACGACGTACAAGATACCGATGAAGATGACCACAATGACGGTATAGCACCGGAATATGTTTTTAATACTACGGCATTCGTAATGTCTACTCAAGATCTTACTGCGCCTTCTGTGGTTACTATTCAAACTACAGCAAGTACTACAACTGAGGTGGTTTTTTCTGAAAACATCACCCAAACTTCTGCAGAGACTATATCTAATTATATCTTTGCTCCAGCTCTGGCCATTTCAAACATTTCTTATGATGCTACTTCTAACACGGCGACTTTAACTCATGAAGCCTTAACCGAAGGTGTTGGCTATATGCTAACTGTAAGTCATATTCAAGATCTAGAAGAAAACACACAAACATCTAGTTTTACTAGCGATTATTTATTTTACAATACCACGACAGAAGGTCTTATAATTACAGAAATAATGTATAATGCCCCTTCTGATGATTCTGATGCTTTAGAATTTTTAGAGATTTACAATACCACAGCAGATCCAATACATTTAGGAGGTGTACAAGTTAAAGATGAAAGTAACTTTATCTTTACGTTTCCTGAAATGACTTTAGCCCCACAAGCCATTGTATTATTGGCAACTGACAAAGCTACAGCAGATGCCTTTTATGGCGTTTCCTTTTTAGACATGCCACAAGGTATTTCTAATGCTTTAGGTAACGGAGGTGAGGTTTTACAAATTTTAAACACACAAGGTGAAACCATTTTCTCTATGGAATATAGCGACGATGAGCCTTGGCCAACCGCTGCCGACGGAGATGGACCTTCTTTAGAACTAGTAAACCCTGAAGCTAATGTTAACGATGGCACAAATTGGGTTGCGGCTTCTACATTTATTGGAGAATCTTTAGGTGAACAGGTACATGCCTCGCCTGGAACATTTAATGCGATTACTAATGTAACACCTCAGCTTACTTTTGCAAAGTCTACTTATAATGTATCGGAAGACGCTACAGAAGTTAGTATTCTGTTAGAATTATCTGCTGCGTCTACAATTGACATCACTGCAGATGTTAATTTAGTTAGCGAATTAATTACTGCGACTCCAGGAACAGATTTTACATTTTCTACGCAAACTATAACTATACCTGCAAACACGACTAGTTACACTTTAAACATTCCGCTTACAGATGATTCTAATGCAGAAATAGACGAATTATTTATTTTAAAATTGTCAAATCTTAGTAATGCCACACTAGGAGGCTTTGATACTACAGGTGTGTATATTATAGATAACGACCAAGAATTACCTTCTACAACCGATCCTTTAAACATAAATTTTAAAACAAGTTACATCGTAGATGCCGCCGGTTCTGCAGAAATTAGTGCTTTCGATTCTGAAACCCAACGTCTGTTTGTGTTAAATTCTATTGGAAAAACCATAGAAGTCTTAAATTTTTCTAATCCAGAAAATATTTCTACAATTAAGACCATCGATTTATCTTCTTACGGAACAGAAGGTCCTACAAGTGTAGCTGTTTATAATGGATTAGTAGCGGCATCTGTTTCTAATGGCCCAGAAGCAGATGGTGTAGTTGTATTTATGGATACTAACGGAGATAACATCTCTCAAGTAACCGTAGGAAATCTACCTGACAATGTGAGCTTTACTCCCGACGGAACCAAAATATTAACGGCTAATGAAGGACAACCAAACTCAGATTATTCTATCGATCCAGAAGGAAGCATTTCCATTATTACTGCCACACCTGGTTTAGGAAACATCACCCAAAACGATGTACTAACCATAAATTTTAATGCTTTCGATTCGCAATTAAATGAATTAAGAGCCAATGGTGTAAGAATAACAGGACCTGGAGCAACAGTTTCTCAAGATTTAGAACCAGAATATATTACGTATTCAGACAATTCTAAAAAGGCTTGGGTGAGTTTGCAAGAAAATAATGCACTTGCCGTAATCAATTTAGAAACGAATACGATTACCGATGTACTTCCTTTAGGTTTAAAAGATTTTAGTTTAGCAGAAAATCCTTTTGATGCATCAGACGAGACCGATTTTATCTTTATGGCAAATTGGCCGGTTAAAGGAATGTATATGCCAGACGCCATTGCCTACTACGAATTAAATGGTGTAGGTTATGTTGTTACAGCAAACGAAGGAGACGCTAGAGAATATGATGCTTTTGAAGAAGAAGTAAAAGTTGGAGATAACGATTATATTTTAGACCCAATCGCATTCCCTAATGCAGATTTACTAAAATTAGAAGAAAACATAGGGCGTCTTGCGATAACAAATGCAACTGGAGATATTGATAATGATGGTGATTTTGATGAAATTCACATGTTTGGGTCACGTTCATTTAGTATCAGAAATGCAACTACAGGAGCTTTAGTTTACGATAGTGCAGACGATTTTGAACGTATTACTGCAGCCGATCCCATGTATGGCGAGTTATTTAATGCCAGCAATAGTAATAACAATTTTAAAAACAGAAGTGATAATAAAGGGCCAGAACCAGAAGGTATTACAGTAGCCAATATTGCAGGTAAATTCTACGCATTCATCACCTTAGAACGTGTAGGAGGATTTATGACTTACGATATTACAGATCCTTCAAACCCAACATTTATAAAATATATCAACAACCGTACTATAGGTGATTCTGAAGGTAGCGATTTAGGGCCAGAAGGGATTATTTATATTGCACCAGAAGACAATTCTTTAGGTACCGGTTTGGTTGTTTTATCAAACGAAGTGAGTTCTACCGTTAGTGTGTATAGTTTAGATAACATTACATTAAGTATAAACGATAACACTAAAAATTCTGAAGCCCTTAACGTTTACCCTAACCCTGTAGAAATAAATAATACCATCTACTTTAACAAACAAGTAAATGTTAGTTTATACGATTTACAAGGAAGATTAATCGTATCTAAACAAAACATTCATACCCTTAACATTCCAAACGTAGCGAGTGGTACTTATGTACTTAGAACAGACCATGGAGATGTAAAAAAGATTATTATAAAATAG